ATAAAGAAAGTTTTTGTGAAGCAATATTTAATTCATATGTGGATAATATAGATAGAGATAAGCATGATATTGAAACTTTGAAACTTAATGATATAGATTTTGATCCTGTTTTAAGATATGGCTAT
Above is a genomic segment from Pseudostreptobacillus hongkongensis containing:
- a CDS encoding NAD(P)H-dependent oxidoreductase, which translates into the protein MNILVVNGHPDKESFCEAIFNSYVDNIDRDKHDIETLKLNDIDFDPVLRYGY